CCCCCTGGCGTCCAGGCGAGCCGTTGCACCCGCTCGCGCGTCGGCCCACCTTCCAGGAACGGATGCCCCTCAACGAGCCCATCAAGAACGACCTCCTGGAGTCGCCATGGCTGTCGCAGCAGGCCATGGCGCAGCTCTTCCGGGGCGAGCTGAGCCGCTCCGACACCTGGCGCACGCGTCTGGACACCACCACCAACTGGGCGCTGACGACGACGGCCGCCGTCATCTCGCTCGGCTTCGCGTCGCCACAGAGCTCCCACGTCACCTTCCTCGTCGGCATCTGGATGGTGGTGTCGTTCCTGCTCGTCGAGGCGCGCCGCTACCGCTACTACGACCTGTGGAACCGGCGGGTGCGCCTGCTGGAGGACGGCTGGTGGGCCCCCATGCTGCGCCGCGAGCCGGTGGACCCGGATGCCCTGCGCGAGCTGGCGGTGGAGATGTCCCGGCCGCAAATCCAGCTCTCGCTGCTGTCGGCCATCTCCACGCGGCTCAACCGCACCTACGGGCCCATCCTGCTGGTCCTGATGATGACCTGGTTCTTCAAGGTCTACAGCCACCCGAAGCCACCCGAGGACTTCGGTGAGTTCGTCGCCCGGGCCCACGTGGCGTGGATACCGGGGTTCATGGTCATGACGGTGCTGGCGCTCATCACCATCGGCGCCGCCTACCTGTTCATCTCCTCGTTCTTCATCCGGGCGCCCCTGGGCGAGCTGCGCACCCGCCCCCGGGGACGACGCGCCGCGCTGTGGGAGTCCTTCTACCGGCCCTACGCCATCCGCCGCAGGCACCGGCCGACCCGCAGGGCCCCCCGTCGCCCGGACGCGGCGTCCGAGCACTGACGCCCCGGCCCTCGCTCGCAGGCCGGGTGGCTCCGAAGGGTTCGGCGTGCTCATGGCCCCCATGTCCCGGCCTGTCCGGCTGGAAGTTTTCGTTCTTCCGGGAGCGGGGGATTTGTGCTGTGAATCCGCACCCATGGCGAACACGCGCACTGTTACGGTCCTCAATGGCGACGGCATCGGCCCCGAGGTGATGGCGGCCACCATTCGCGTCCTCGAGGCGCTCAAGGTTCCCCTCGAGTTCGAGTACAAGGACGCGGGCACGGAGGTGGTGGCCAAGTACGGCACCAACCTGCCCCACGAGTCGGTGGAGGCGGTGCTGCGCAGCGGCGTCGCGCTCAAGGGCCCCACGGGCACGGTGGTGGGCGGCGGACTCCCCTCCGCGAACGTCGGCCTGCGCAAGCGGCTGGACCTGTACTCGTCGCTGCGGCCCGTCAAGAGCGTGCCGAACGTGAAGACGCGCTATGAGAACGTGGACCTGGTGGTGGTGCGCGAGAACACGGAGAGCCTCTACTCCGGCATCGAGCACATCATCGTCCCGGGCGTCGTCGAGGCGCTGAAGATCATCACCGAGAAGGCCTCCACGCGCATCGCGAAGTTCGCGTTCGAGTACGCGCGCAAGCACGGCCGCAAGAAGGTGACGGCGGTCCACAAGGCCAACATCATGAAGCTGTCGGACGGCCTGTTCCTGGACTGCTGCCGCAAGGTGGGCCGTGAGTTCCCGGAGATCCACTACGAGGAGGTCATCATCGACAACCTCTGCATGCAGCTGGTGAAGGACCCGACGCGCTTCGACGTGATGGTGCTGGAGAACCTGTACGGCGACATCGTGAGTGATTTGTGCGCGGGTCTGGTGGGCGGCCTGGGCGTGGTGCCCGGCGCGAACATCGGCGAGCGCACGGCGGTCTTCGAGGCGGTGCACGGCACGGCCCCGGACATCGCGGGCAAGGGCATCGCGAACCCCACGGCGCTGATGATGTCCGCCGTGATGATGCTGGACTACCTGGACATGCGCGACGAGGCCCGCCGGATGGAGAGCGCCATCCACAAGGTCTACACCGAGGCCAAGGTCCGCACCGGTGACCTGGGCGGCAACGCCACCACGCGCGAGTTCACCGACGCCATCATCGCCGCGCTGTAGTCGTCACGAAGCCGTGACACCCAGAGCCCGGGCCGCCTGTCGAAGGCGCCCGGGCTTTTTCGTGGGCGCGTGACGAGGTCCGCCAAGCCACGAAGGGGAGCCGCTCACGAAGAGCGCGCTCCCGCCTCGTTCAGCCCACCGTCACCTTGCGCACGCCGCGCGCCTCGAGCAGCGCGGGGAGCCGCTCGCGCTGGTCGCCCTGGAGCACCAGCGTGTCGTCCTCCACCACGCCGCCGCAGCCCAGCGAGTTCTTCAGCGCCTTGAGCCACACCTCGCGCTGGGGCGCGGGCAGCTCCAGGTGCTCCACCACGGTGACTTCCTTCCCGCCGCGGCCCTTGCGCTCCATGCGCACCACCGCGCGCGCCGGGCCCTTCGGCTCGGGCTTGCTCGGGGGCGCGGGCGCCACCGTTCCCACCGGCAGCTCCTCCCGCTTCGCCGCCAGCGCGGCGAAGGGGTTGTGAAACGGAGCCGGGGGCGCGACAGGCGCGTCCTTCTTGTCACGCTTGCCCATGGCGCCCAGGACTAGTGGTTGTGGCCCGCGTGGTCGTCCATCGGCATGGCGCGCGGCGGCGGCAGCACGTCGAACGCGGGCGCGCTCGGGTTGCCCTCCGCCATCACCAGCGCGTACAGGAACGGCGCGGACGGCATCGCCTGGCGGCCGTTCACCACCACCAGCGGCGTGCCGGTGAAGTGGTAGCGCAGCGCGTACGACGAGTCCTCCTGCAGCTTCGCCGCCGTGTCCGCGCTCGCGAGGCACGACTCCAGCTGCGAGCGGGACATCGAACCGGACGACGCAATCTCCATCACCCGCTCCGTGTCCAACACCGCCTGCGCCGCGAAGAGCTTCTCGCGCAGCTCCCAGAAGTCCGACGCGCCCTCCAGGCAGATCTGCGCCTTCGCCGCCACGCACCGCACGGTGGGGGCGTCCGGCCCGCGCCGCTGCATCGCCGGGTTGCACGCGCCATCCAGCGGGAACTGCCGCGCCTCCAGGGACAGCTTGCCCTCCGGCACGCGCTTCTTGAGCACCGCCAGCTCCTCCACCAACGACTTGCAGTGGGGACACTTGCTGTCGGTCCACTCGACGATCTTCACCGGCGCTGTCGCGGGGCCATACAGGCGCCGCGCCGGCGCCGCGGCGGGCTTCGGCGTGTCCCGGCGGTACATCGCCAGCGCGTTGGAGATGAACTGCTGCTGGTCCAGCGGCAGCCCCTTCAGGTACGCCTCCAGCGACGCGGGCGAGCTGTTCGCGCTCGCCGCCCCCGTCGTGGCGCTCGCCGTCGCCTCCGTGGGCGCGGGAGGCAACAGCGCCCCCGCCTTGGGCGCGGGCGTCGACAGCGAGCGACCCGGCAGGGCCACCGCCACGAACACCAGCACCGTGGCACCCACCGTCCACCCCAGCGCCGGGCCCCACTCGCCCGCCACGCTCGGCAGCCCCTTGAAGGCCACGCCCGCGATGAGCGCCACCAGCGCGTACGTGCCCAGACACGTGGGGCACACCACGCCCGTCTGGTAGCTGGCGAAGGCGAACACGAACACCGACACCACACCCGCCAGCGCCGTCAGCTTCAGCCCCTGCGACGCCGGGGCCACCGACTTGCCCGAGCGCTCGCGCGCCAGGAACACCGCCGACAGCGCCACCACCGTCAGCCCCCACACCAGCCCCAGGCCGGCGACGGGGATGCCGAACAGCTCATGCAACCGGGTGGCGAAAGGCGAGTTCCACACCGTCTCGCAGTTCACCGTGTCGGACACGCCGCACACGGTGGAACCACCGGCGCGCAGCGTGAGCAACTGGCTCCACTGGAAGATGGACAGGGCACTCGCGGCCACGCCCAGCACCAGCAGCGCCACGGCGGCCTTGGAGGAAGACTTCGAACTCATGCATGCTCCGGGGGCGGGGTCATCAGGACGAGCAGTCGGGCGGGAGCGGGGCCTTCGTTGGTGACCCCATGCTCGGCGCCCGCGGGGGCGAACACGGCCGCGCCCACGGTGTGGACCTCTTCCTCGACACCCACGCGGAAGCGGCAGGTGCCCTCGAGGACGACGTAGACCTTGTCGGAGGTCCCGTGGTGGTGCGGCTTCTGGGCCTGCCCGGGCGCCAGGCAGTAGACATCCAGGAAGAAGCGCTCGGATTGAAAGACGTTGTGCTTCCGGAGCTTCTCCGGGGAGAAGTCCTGGAAGGACGACAGGTGCTTCACATCCATCGTGGCATTCGCTCCTTCGCCTCTATATAGCGACGGACATGGAACCGCTGTCGCTGCATTTTCTTCACGAAGAAGCGCGGGGCCGCTTCCTCGAGGTGGGCGGCCGGGAGGTCGTGGCCGACTACGGGAACGCCGAGGACGCCTACCAGGCCGCCCATGAGGCCGTGGCCCTGCACGATGCCTCCTATCGTGAGGTCCTCCGAATCACCGGGGAGGACCGGGTCACCTTCCTACATGGAATGGTGACACAGGAGGTGAACAACCTCCCCGTCGGGACCGCAGCCTACGCCGCCCTGGTGAACGTGAAGGGGGCCATGGTGGCGGACGCCCGCATCCTCAAACGGGAAGCGGACCTGCTCGTGGACGTGGAGCCCGGCACCGGCGCCAAGGTCCGGGAGTTCCTGGAGAAATACCTCATCTCCGAGGACGCCGAGCTGCACGAGGCCACGGCCGACCACGGGCTCTTGCGGCTGCTCGGGCCCCGGACGGGCGCGCTGCTCACGGCCGTGACGGGCACCGACTTCGCCCCCCTGCCCCACCACGCCACCCGTCCGGGGACGCTGGCCGGGCAGGACGTCCTGCTGGTGGGGAACACCCGGCTGGAGCCGCACGGGGTGGACGTGTGGGTGCCGCGCGCGGGCCTGGAGGCGGTGTGGCGGGCCCTGAGCCAGGCGGGCGCCGACCTGGGCCTCGAGCCCCTGGGCTTCGAGACGCTGGAGCTCTTGAGGGTGGAGGCCGGGGTGCCCCGCTACGGGCAGGACATGGTGGACACCACCATCCCCCTGGAGGCGGACCTGGGTCCGTCCGCCATCTCGTACAACAAGGGGTGCTACATCGGGCAGGAGGTCATCGCCCGGGCCACCTTCCGCGGGCACATGAACCGCAAGCTGACGGGGCTCTTGCTGGGCGACGTGGAGGCGGCGCCGGGCACGGAGCTGCGCAGGGGTGAGAAGAAGGTGGGCTGGCTCACCAGCGTGGTGCGCTCGCCCGCGCAGGGTGGACAGCGGGTGGCCCTGGGGTACGTGCACAAGGACTCGCTGGAGCCCGGCACCGAGCTGACCCTGGCTCAGGGTCCCGCGACGGTGAAGGTGGCCGCCCTGCCCTTCAAGGGCTGAGCACGACAATCCTGTCAGTCGGGCCACGGCTCGCTGACGGGGGTGTCGCGGGCCTCGCGGTGTGTCTGCCCGTGGGGCCCGGACTTACGGGCTGTTGAATATGGAACGGGGATTGCTGTTGGCGCCCCCGCCCATGAAGCCCTCCTCGCTGACCTGGTTGTCCTTCCTCTCTGGCGCCACGGTGATGGCGTCGGAGATGGCGGCCTCGCGACTGGTGGCGCCCTACTTCGGGAGCAGCACCCCGGTGTGGGCGGCGCTCATCTCCCTGGTGCTGGGCGGGCTGGCGCTGGGGGCGCACCTGGGCGGGAAGGTGGCGGACCGGGCCGCGAGGCTGGAGCCGCTCCGGGTGGCGCTCGGCGTGGCGGCGCTGATGCTCACGGCGCTGCCCTTCCTCGCGAGGGTGCTGCTGCCGGGGGCCACGACGGCGGTGATGACGGGCAGGCCGATGGAGGCGATGGGGCGGGTGGCTCTGGTGGTGCTGGTGGCGATTCCGCCGCTGCTCGCGCTGGGGGCGGTGGGGCCGTTCCTGGTGCGCGTGGGGTTGGGGGGCGTGACGTCAGCGGGGGCGCACGCAGGAAGGCTGTCGTCGGCATCCACGCTGGGCAGCATCGTCGGGACGTTGCTCGCGGCCTTCGTGGTGCTGCCGTGGTTGGGCACGGCGCGGGCCATGGCGTGCTTCGCGGGGATGCTCGGGCTGACGGCGACGTGGGGGCTGGGGTGGCGGTGGCGCGCGCTGGCGGTGGGGGTGCCCGCGGCGGCGCTGGTGATGGGGACGCATGCGCTGCCCCGACATCCGCAGGCGCTCGAGGTGGCCGAGTCGCCGCACGCCTTCCTCCAGGTGCTGGAGTCTCCGAGCGGCACGCGCAGCCTGGTCTTCGACGAGGGCTTCGCGGTGCAGAGCACGTGGTTGCCGGGCCAGCCGGTGCGCGACGAGGTGTTCGCGCACTACCTGCTGACGCCGGCGATGGCGCGCGAGGAGCCTCGGACGCCGCGCGTGCTGGTGTTGGGGCTGGGCGCGGGCACGAGCGCGCGCGGGCTGCGGGAGACGTACCCGGGGGCCTACGTGGTGGGCGTGGAGCTGGACGCGATGGTGGTGAAGCTGGCGCGCCAGCACTTCGGCCTGGGGACGGAGGTGGAGGTGCACATCGCGGACGCGCGCACGTTCCTGCGTCGGGACACGCGGCGCTACGACGCCATCATCGTGGACGCGTTCCGCTTCCCCTACGTGCCCTTCCACCTGACGACGCGCGAGTTCGCCCAGGAGGTGGCGGCGCACCTGGAGCCGGGCGGCGTGGCGTGCTTCAACGTGGGCCGCTTCCGCGATGAGCGTGCGGTGGTGCGCGCGGTGGGTGGGACGCTGGCCACGGTGTTCCCGCAGGTGCTCGCGGCGGATGCTCGCAACCACAGCAACACGCTGCTGTTCGCGGGCCCGGAGGGGATGGGGGAGCGGTTGAGCGCGCGGACGTCCTCGCTTCCTCTCTCGCTGCAGCCCCTGGCGACGCGCGTGGTGGGGGAGCTGCAGCCAGTGGCGTCGGCGCAGCCGCTCACGGATGACCGGGCGCCGGTGGAGATGCTGACGGACGCCATCCTCCTCAAGGCGCTGATGGGCTCGGAGGCGCTGCGGTGAGCTGGCGCGCGTGGGGGACCAGGCCCCTGCCGTCGATGTCGGAGTTCCTCGCGCCCGTGCCGCTGGCCGCCGTGGTGCTGATGGCGGTGAACGACCGCGTCCTCAAGCCGACCTTCCACAACACGCTCACAGGGAAGTTGTCGGACGTGGCCATCTGCTTCTTCCTGCCGCTCTATGTGTCCGCGCTGCTGGCGCTCGTCACGCGATGGAGTCTCCGCGTGAGGCTGGGCGTGGGCGCCCTGGTGACGACGGGGTTGTTCACCGCGCTCAAGGTGTCCCAGCCGTTCGCGGACTTGTTCTGTGAGTGGCTGCGTCCCATCGGCGCGCCGTTGGGGCTCAGTGGCTTCCGCGCGGTGGCGGATGTCTCGGACCTGCTCACCCTGCCCTTCGTCGTCCTCGCCGTGCTGTACGGCCGCGCCACGGTGCTCTCCCGAGCGCCGGCCGTGGCCCTCACACCCCCAGGAGTTCCGTCATGATGCCGTTGCTGAGGAACCTCGCCTCCGTCGCCGTGCTCGCCGTTACGGGTGTGCTGCTCATCGCGGACTCCGCGCCCGACTGCGAGAAGGACGCGCAGGAGGTGACGTTCGACGTCACTGAGAACACCTGCGGCGGCAATGGCTCCTTCCAATTGAGGGTCCCCGAGGATTCGTGCGACCTGACCGCCGTGGGGAACGCGCCCCTGGGCTTCCCCGAGTACGGGGGTGCCAGCGCCAAGGTGGACCTGAAGCGGGGTGACTGGTCGTTGCATGACCGTGCTCACACCATCCACGTGGACTCAGATGGCGGCGTGGTGCGGCCCGACGCGGGTGGGACGGCGGTGGATGGCAACCGCCACTGCGAGGCGACGCGCGAGGCAGAGCACCTGCGGCTGACGTGCATCGACCGGCGCTCGGACCTGTCCGGTGTCGAGGTCTTCCGCTGCGAGGCGAAGCTCACGCCCCGCTAGTGGTTTGAACCAGCCACCCCACCGCGCCTCCGCCGAGCACCAGCCAGGCGGAGTTGACGCGGAAGCGGATGAGCAGCACGGCCGACACGATGGCGAGCCCCACGGTCCACACATCGACCAGGGCCGCGCGGCCGAGCTGCCACGTCACCACGGCCATCAGCGCGAGTGACGCCACGTTGACGCCGTCCAGGAAGGCCCCTGCTACCCACGACTC
The Myxococcus fulvus DNA segment above includes these coding regions:
- a CDS encoding DUF2270 domain-containing protein; this encodes MPLNEPIKNDLLESPWLSQQAMAQLFRGELSRSDTWRTRLDTTTNWALTTTAAVISLGFASPQSSHVTFLVGIWMVVSFLLVEARRYRYYDLWNRRVRLLEDGWWAPMLRREPVDPDALRELAVEMSRPQIQLSLLSAISTRLNRTYGPILLVLMMTWFFKVYSHPKPPEDFGEFVARAHVAWIPGFMVMTVLALITIGAAYLFISSFFIRAPLGELRTRPRGRRAALWESFYRPYAIRRRHRPTRRAPRRPDAASEH
- a CDS encoding isocitrate dehydrogenase (NAD(+)), coding for MANTRTVTVLNGDGIGPEVMAATIRVLEALKVPLEFEYKDAGTEVVAKYGTNLPHESVEAVLRSGVALKGPTGTVVGGGLPSANVGLRKRLDLYSSLRPVKSVPNVKTRYENVDLVVVRENTESLYSGIEHIIVPGVVEALKIITEKASTRIAKFAFEYARKHGRKKVTAVHKANIMKLSDGLFLDCCRKVGREFPEIHYEEVIIDNLCMQLVKDPTRFDVMVLENLYGDIVSDLCAGLVGGLGVVPGANIGERTAVFEAVHGTAPDIAGKGIANPTALMMSAVMMLDYLDMRDEARRMESAIHKVYTEAKVRTGDLGGNATTREFTDAIIAAL
- a CDS encoding translation initiation factor gives rise to the protein MGKRDKKDAPVAPPAPFHNPFAALAAKREELPVGTVAPAPPSKPEPKGPARAVVRMERKGRGGKEVTVVEHLELPAPQREVWLKALKNSLGCGGVVEDDTLVLQGDQRERLPALLEARGVRKVTVG
- a CDS encoding thioredoxin domain-containing protein — translated: MSSKSSSKAAVALLVLGVAASALSIFQWSQLLTLRAGGSTVCGVSDTVNCETVWNSPFATRLHELFGIPVAGLGLVWGLTVVALSAVFLARERSGKSVAPASQGLKLTALAGVVSVFVFAFASYQTGVVCPTCLGTYALVALIAGVAFKGLPSVAGEWGPALGWTVGATVLVFVAVALPGRSLSTPAPKAGALLPPAPTEATASATTGAASANSSPASLEAYLKGLPLDQQQFISNALAMYRRDTPKPAAAPARRLYGPATAPVKIVEWTDSKCPHCKSLVEELAVLKKRVPEGKLSLEARQFPLDGACNPAMQRRGPDAPTVRCVAAKAQICLEGASDFWELREKLFAAQAVLDTERVMEIASSGSMSRSQLESCLASADTAAKLQEDSSYALRYHFTGTPLVVVNGRQAMPSAPFLYALVMAEGNPSAPAFDVLPPPRAMPMDDHAGHNH
- a CDS encoding cupin domain-containing protein gives rise to the protein MDVKHLSSFQDFSPEKLRKHNVFQSERFFLDVYCLAPGQAQKPHHHGTSDKVYVVLEGTCRFRVGVEEEVHTVGAAVFAPAGAEHGVTNEGPAPARLLVLMTPPPEHA
- a CDS encoding YgfZ/GcvT domain-containing protein is translated as MEPLSLHFLHEEARGRFLEVGGREVVADYGNAEDAYQAAHEAVALHDASYREVLRITGEDRVTFLHGMVTQEVNNLPVGTAAYAALVNVKGAMVADARILKREADLLVDVEPGTGAKVREFLEKYLISEDAELHEATADHGLLRLLGPRTGALLTAVTGTDFAPLPHHATRPGTLAGQDVLLVGNTRLEPHGVDVWVPRAGLEAVWRALSQAGADLGLEPLGFETLELLRVEAGVPRYGQDMVDTTIPLEADLGPSAISYNKGCYIGQEVIARATFRGHMNRKLTGLLLGDVEAAPGTELRRGEKKVGWLTSVVRSPAQGGQRVALGYVHKDSLEPGTELTLAQGPATVKVAALPFKG
- a CDS encoding fused MFS/spermidine synthase; protein product: MKPSSLTWLSFLSGATVMASEMAASRLVAPYFGSSTPVWAALISLVLGGLALGAHLGGKVADRAARLEPLRVALGVAALMLTALPFLARVLLPGATTAVMTGRPMEAMGRVALVVLVAIPPLLALGAVGPFLVRVGLGGVTSAGAHAGRLSSASTLGSIVGTLLAAFVVLPWLGTARAMACFAGMLGLTATWGLGWRWRALAVGVPAAALVMGTHALPRHPQALEVAESPHAFLQVLESPSGTRSLVFDEGFAVQSTWLPGQPVRDEVFAHYLLTPAMAREEPRTPRVLVLGLGAGTSARGLRETYPGAYVVGVELDAMVVKLARQHFGLGTEVEVHIADARTFLRRDTRRYDAIIVDAFRFPYVPFHLTTREFAQEVAAHLEPGGVACFNVGRFRDERAVVRAVGGTLATVFPQVLAADARNHSNTLLFAGPEGMGERLSARTSSLPLSLQPLATRVVGELQPVASAQPLTDDRAPVEMLTDAILLKALMGSEALR